One Paenibacillus riograndensis SBR5 DNA segment encodes these proteins:
- a CDS encoding DUF2273 domain-containing protein, producing the protein MFWKAVWESHGGRIAGVTFGVVLGLIYLISGFWDMLFFALVVFIGYTLGHRKDTAQPPLFQWQELVQRLSGRWRPFK; encoded by the coding sequence ATGTTCTGGAAAGCAGTATGGGAAAGTCACGGAGGTAGGATTGCCGGAGTCACCTTCGGTGTCGTTCTCGGGTTGATTTATCTGATTAGCGGTTTTTGGGATATGCTGTTCTTTGCACTGGTTGTGTTCATAGGATATACGCTTGGCCACAGGAAGGATACCGCCCAGCCGCCGCTGTTTCAGTGGCAGGAGCTGGTGCAGCGGCTGTCCGGGCGCTGGCGTCCCTTCAAATGA
- the amaP gene encoding alkaline shock response membrane anchor protein AmaP produces the protein MAKILDRLLLFLYSLCIGILSVIAILLLSGAIPDSYEALDRPEAYIAAIAVAVILFLLSIRFFYISLRRDRASLPSVDQRTEYGDIQISMETIENLSLKAAGKVKGIRDLKSRIRVSQAGLEIMIRAVVDGEHSLPLLTTEVQRQVHEFVQETTGIPVADVSVYIANLTQSPSFKSRVE, from the coding sequence GTGGCCAAAATTTTGGACAGGCTTTTGCTGTTCCTCTACAGCTTATGCATCGGAATATTATCTGTAATTGCCATCCTCCTGTTAAGCGGTGCCATTCCAGACTCTTATGAAGCGCTGGACAGACCAGAGGCATATATAGCTGCAATCGCTGTGGCCGTTATTCTGTTCCTGCTCAGCATCCGTTTCTTCTACATTTCGCTGCGCCGTGACCGCGCTTCCCTGCCTTCGGTCGATCAGCGGACAGAATATGGAGATATTCAAATCTCCATGGAAACGATTGAGAATCTGAGCCTGAAGGCTGCCGGCAAAGTCAAAGGCATCCGGGATCTCAAGTCGCGCATCCGCGTCTCCCAGGCGGGCCTGGAGATTATGATCCGCGCCGTTGTCGACGGGGAGCATTCCCTGCCGCTGCTGACAACCGAGGTTCAGCGCCAGGTGCATGAATTTGTGCAGGAAACGACCGGAATTCCTGTAGCGGACGTGTCTGTATACATTGCTAACCTCACACAGTCTCCAAGCTTCAAAAGTCGAGTGGAATAG
- a CDS encoding Asp23/Gls24 family envelope stress response protein — protein sequence MSTLPTEYERTEIGEIQIAPEVIEVIAGLATVEVKGVAGMSGGFAGGIVELLGRKNLSKGVKVEVGQREAAVDVSVIIEYGNRLPEVAAEIQRNVKRSIETMTGLTVVEVNVHIHDVQFRSNNTAEKTEETDAVLRVK from the coding sequence ATGAGTACATTGCCGACAGAATATGAACGTACGGAAATCGGTGAAATCCAGATCGCTCCTGAAGTGATTGAGGTTATCGCAGGTTTGGCAACCGTGGAGGTTAAGGGTGTGGCAGGCATGAGCGGCGGTTTCGCCGGCGGCATCGTTGAGCTTCTTGGCCGCAAGAACCTGTCCAAAGGCGTTAAGGTAGAGGTTGGACAACGCGAGGCAGCGGTGGATGTGTCTGTGATCATCGAATACGGCAACCGTCTCCCGGAAGTGGCGGCTGAAATTCAGCGCAACGTGAAGCGTTCCATCGAAACGATGACAGGCTTGACCGTTGTTGAAGTGAATGTGCATATCCATGATGTGCAGTTCCGCAGCAACAATACTGCAGAGAAGACCGAAGAGACGGATGCGGTTCTCCGCGTGAAATAA
- the accC gene encoding acetyl-CoA carboxylase biotin carboxylase subunit has protein sequence MNIQKVLIANRGEIAVRIIRACRELGISTVAVYSEPDRDSLHVRLADEAYCIGPMPSKDSYLNFTNIMSVATLTECDAVHPGYGFLAENADFAEICESCNITFIGPSPEAITRMGDKAVAKETMKRAGVPIIPGSDGLVGDVEEAVMLGRDIGYPIIVKATAGGGGKGIRIAEDEESLVKQITAAQQEAQKAFGNAGVYLEKFLTGMKHVEIQIIADNHGNVVHLGERDCSVQRRRQKLIEEAPCSVLTPEIREAMGQAAVRAAQAVNYSGAGTLEFLLGPDGQFYFMEMNTRIQVEHPVTEMVTGVDLIKEMISVAEGNPLSFTQEDIKINGWSMECRINAEDPERNFMPSPGKIGFYLPPGGLGVRVDSAAYPGYTISPFYDSMIAKLIVWAPTRREAIAKMKRALSEFAVEGIHTTISFHQKLLEHPVFLDGNFDIKFLEEYEI, from the coding sequence ATGAACATTCAAAAAGTGTTGATTGCCAACCGCGGCGAAATTGCAGTCCGCATTATCAGAGCCTGCCGTGAACTGGGTATATCCACCGTTGCGGTATACTCGGAGCCTGACCGGGATTCACTGCATGTCCGGCTGGCTGATGAAGCGTATTGCATCGGCCCGATGCCGTCCAAGGACAGCTATCTGAACTTTACCAATATTATGAGCGTGGCCACTTTGACCGAATGCGATGCCGTGCATCCCGGCTACGGATTTCTGGCTGAGAATGCGGATTTCGCGGAGATCTGCGAATCCTGCAACATTACCTTTATCGGCCCTTCGCCGGAGGCCATCACCCGGATGGGCGACAAGGCTGTGGCTAAGGAAACGATGAAGAGGGCCGGCGTCCCGATCATTCCAGGCTCTGACGGGCTTGTGGGCGATGTGGAGGAGGCTGTCATGCTGGGCCGCGATATCGGCTACCCGATCATCGTCAAGGCTACCGCAGGCGGCGGAGGCAAGGGAATCCGCATTGCCGAGGATGAGGAATCCCTGGTGAAGCAGATTACCGCTGCCCAGCAGGAGGCGCAAAAAGCCTTCGGCAATGCCGGGGTTTACCTGGAGAAATTCCTGACCGGCATGAAGCATGTGGAGATCCAGATTATTGCCGACAATCACGGCAATGTGGTTCATCTGGGGGAACGGGACTGCTCTGTGCAGCGCCGCCGCCAGAAGCTTATTGAAGAAGCACCCTGCTCCGTGCTGACCCCGGAAATCCGCGAAGCCATGGGCCAGGCTGCCGTCCGCGCTGCGCAGGCTGTGAACTATTCCGGCGCAGGGACGCTTGAATTTTTGCTGGGACCGGACGGTCAATTCTATTTCATGGAAATGAATACCCGGATTCAGGTCGAGCATCCGGTAACGGAGATGGTCACCGGCGTTGACCTGATCAAAGAAATGATTTCCGTGGCGGAGGGCAATCCGTTGTCGTTTACCCAGGAAGACATCAAGATCAACGGCTGGTCCATGGAATGCCGTATCAATGCGGAGGATCCGGAGCGGAATTTCATGCCTTCACCGGGCAAAATCGGCTTTTATCTGCCGCCGGGAGGACTCGGGGTGCGGGTGGACAGTGCGGCATATCCGGGGTACACGATCTCTCCTTTTTATGACTCCATGATTGCCAAGCTGATTGTATGGGCTCCTACCCGCCGGGAAGCTATCGCCAAGATGAAGCGGGCGCTCTCCGAATTTGCTGTGGAAGGCATACATACCACGATTTCATTCCACCAGAAATTGCTGGAGCATCCGGTGTTTTTAGATGGCAATTTTGACATCAAATTCCTGGAAGAGTATGAAATTTAG
- the accB gene encoding acetyl-CoA carboxylase biotin carboxyl carrier protein → MFKLSEIKELIKLLDQTSSVHELEIESEGMKLAIRKPDRAEADGMAIQATPYAYPFTPAPQPQTPQPHAAPAVVTEIPAAPQQPASPEGALHKIVSPMVGTFYSAASPETPSFVNVGDRVSEKSTVCIIEAMKLMNELEAEVRGEIVSVLAENGQLVEYGQPLFLVKPE, encoded by the coding sequence ATGTTCAAGTTAAGCGAGATTAAGGAATTGATTAAATTGCTGGACCAAACCTCCTCCGTACATGAACTGGAGATTGAAAGCGAAGGAATGAAGCTGGCGATCCGCAAACCGGATCGCGCCGAGGCTGACGGTATGGCAATCCAGGCGACTCCTTATGCCTATCCCTTTACGCCAGCCCCGCAGCCGCAAACCCCGCAGCCTCATGCTGCACCGGCGGTTGTTACCGAAATTCCGGCAGCTCCGCAGCAGCCGGCGTCCCCTGAAGGCGCATTGCATAAAATTGTTTCTCCCATGGTTGGGACCTTCTATAGTGCCGCTTCTCCGGAAACCCCTTCCTTTGTCAATGTAGGGGACCGGGTCAGCGAGAAGTCAACGGTCTGCATCATTGAAGCGATGAAGCTGATGAACGAGCTGGAAGCGGAAGTGAGAGGCGAAATCGTCTCCGTCCTTGCAGAGAATGGACAGCTGGTGGAGTACGGCCAGCCGCTGTTTCTGGTGAAACCGGAATAA
- a CDS encoding SpoIIIAH-like family protein: MKGKRQTIWLVSMLSLMVVLSAYYLFTEDSGASIPKETAGSVQVDNMKSGADGAQSPALDSGLVINEVSAQDIAKDSGKAAVNEDSSSAALTADNDNGKAGTDDKKAATEDKSAAAGTDGGTSAAGTGDTGANAVTAETGSGADQTADASKPGKDNTKADKDTAAANTEKTPAKDDAAILDEVASQSVSASSLFTNYLYEREQKNLKDQNDLLALINDMDKTPAENATAKEQLSKLEEKESKITGIEEKLQQKYGEAIVKEEAGENYTVVVLSNKLDVKQAVGIVDLVMKELSVTQNKIRVQYVSEQ; encoded by the coding sequence ATGAAGGGCAAAAGACAAACGATTTGGTTGGTTTCCATGCTCAGCTTGATGGTGGTCCTTTCCGCTTACTATTTGTTTACGGAAGACTCCGGAGCGTCCATTCCCAAGGAAACAGCGGGCAGCGTTCAGGTGGACAATATGAAAAGCGGAGCCGACGGGGCGCAATCCCCTGCTCTGGACAGCGGACTTGTCATTAACGAAGTATCTGCACAAGACATTGCCAAGGACTCCGGCAAAGCCGCTGTGAATGAGGACAGCAGCTCAGCTGCCCTTACAGCTGACAACGACAATGGCAAGGCAGGAACGGACGATAAAAAAGCCGCAACAGAAGACAAGTCTGCCGCTGCGGGTACAGACGGAGGCACCTCTGCCGCTGGTACCGGCGATACCGGAGCCAATGCGGTTACAGCAGAAACCGGCAGCGGTGCAGACCAAACTGCAGATGCGTCCAAACCAGGCAAAGACAACACGAAGGCGGATAAAGACACCGCAGCAGCCAACACAGAGAAAACGCCGGCCAAAGACGACGCCGCCATTCTGGATGAAGTCGCATCACAGAGTGTATCGGCCAGCAGCCTGTTCACCAACTATCTCTATGAACGTGAGCAGAAGAACCTGAAAGACCAGAATGATCTGCTCGCATTAATCAATGACATGGATAAGACTCCTGCCGAGAATGCAACAGCCAAAGAGCAGCTGAGCAAGCTGGAGGAAAAGGAATCCAAAATCACAGGCATCGAAGAAAAGCTGCAGCAAAAGTACGGTGAAGCAATTGTGAAAGAGGAAGCCGGCGAAAATTATACCGTTGTTGTCCTCAGCAATAAGCTGGATGTGAAGCAGGCGGTTGGCATTGTGGACCTCGTTATGAAGGAACTCAGCGTTACTCAGAATAAGATCAGAGTCCAATATGTTTCCGAGCAATAA
- the spoIIIAG gene encoding stage III sporulation protein AG encodes MGNWLKKLEQWAGGGGSGSPKRGHTFRWLIILGLLGAAIMLFNSFVNVKKLDSENTGREPPPTESSQAALQQGNEAAPNSFAGIEQALEDRTKEILEKIVGVGTVDIMVTVDSTEEIVVQRNMNDSQQQSEETDASGGKRHTTQYTRDGEIVTYSQSGDETPIITKRIKPQVRGVLVVAKGAENKVVRGLIEEAVEKGLNVPDYRISVVPRKQE; translated from the coding sequence ATGGGCAACTGGCTGAAAAAGCTGGAGCAATGGGCGGGGGGAGGAGGTTCGGGCAGTCCGAAGCGGGGTCATACCTTCCGCTGGCTGATCATACTCGGGCTGCTTGGTGCAGCGATCATGCTGTTCAACTCCTTTGTGAATGTGAAGAAGCTGGACAGCGAGAATACGGGGCGTGAGCCGCCGCCGACCGAAAGCTCGCAGGCGGCCCTGCAGCAGGGAAATGAAGCAGCCCCCAATTCTTTTGCCGGCATTGAGCAGGCGCTGGAAGACCGGACCAAAGAGATTCTGGAGAAAATCGTCGGTGTCGGCACGGTGGATATCATGGTCACGGTGGATTCTACAGAGGAAATCGTTGTGCAGCGCAATATGAACGACTCCCAACAGCAGAGCGAAGAAACCGATGCCAGCGGCGGCAAGCGTCATACCACACAGTACACAAGGGATGGCGAAATCGTCACCTACAGCCAGTCGGGCGATGAAACCCCGATTATCACCAAGCGGATCAAACCGCAGGTGCGCGGCGTGCTGGTTGTCGCCAAAGGGGCGGAGAACAAAGTCGTCCGGGGGCTGATTGAGGAAGCGGTCGAAAAAGGCCTGAACGTGCCGGACTACCGCATATCCGTCGTTCCGCGCAAGCAGGAATAG
- a CDS encoding stage III sporulation protein AF yields MTWLGDWLRELILVVLLAAFVEMLLPSKSMERYARLVLSLLVLLTLLSPIVSMLKGDATGALSLAMNQQEQQGGMLTGAGKGAGSLEKILADGRMLAAGAQEQSLKLAAEEVAGQMRDQIAGSTGLQGTKVTVKLGMGSASGSPGDETVPVITSVTVALPAAVPAAGAGSSGGSPAAGTAAGPASEPIVITPVEPVQVSLGTGKEEAAAAAGTAAAPPETSGGSRSASGEGANQEDVESVIKLLEQNWNLTRDVIQVQSSGAGAEKL; encoded by the coding sequence ATGACCTGGTTGGGGGATTGGCTGCGGGAGCTCATTCTGGTGGTGCTGCTTGCCGCTTTTGTAGAGATGCTGCTGCCGAGCAAATCCATGGAGCGGTATGCCCGGCTGGTGCTCAGCCTGCTGGTCCTGCTGACCCTGCTAAGCCCGATCGTATCTATGCTGAAGGGCGACGCGACCGGTGCGCTTAGCCTGGCTATGAATCAGCAGGAGCAGCAGGGCGGCATGCTGACAGGAGCAGGCAAAGGGGCCGGTTCTCTGGAGAAGATTCTGGCAGACGGCCGGATGCTGGCCGCCGGGGCGCAGGAGCAGAGCCTGAAGCTCGCTGCCGAAGAGGTGGCCGGACAGATGCGTGACCAGATTGCCGGAAGTACCGGTCTGCAGGGAACCAAGGTTACTGTGAAGCTGGGTATGGGCAGTGCCTCCGGCAGCCCTGGGGACGAGACAGTGCCTGTGATTACCTCGGTGACGGTTGCCCTCCCGGCAGCTGTCCCGGCTGCTGGAGCAGGCAGCAGCGGGGGCAGCCCGGCGGCGGGGACAGCCGCCGGCCCGGCTTCGGAGCCGATTGTAATTACACCTGTGGAACCGGTGCAGGTTAGCCTGGGTACCGGCAAGGAAGAGGCTGCGGCAGCAGCCGGAACAGCGGCAGCTCCGCCCGAAACCTCCGGTGGCAGCAGGTCCGCTTCCGGAGAAGGAGCAAACCAAGAGGATGTTGAGTCGGTCATTAAGCTGCTGGAGCAGAACTGGAATCTGACCCGGGACGTCATTCAGGTACAGAGCAGCGGTGCCGGAGCAGAGAAATTATAG
- the spoIIIAE gene encoding stage III sporulation protein AE — protein sequence MRTRGVFRPPKLKIILLLLPALLLLWCSGTAFAAGAVPSPSPPPQSAPQGGSSSAVDHWVKGQVQNLPTGEVESYWNKLMKDYGGFFPEGKTPSLMDMLLPGEDGLSFKSVLKGLTSFMWHEVMFNGKLLVTIVMISVLSMILETLQTAFERKSVSKIAYMLCYMVVLVIAVNSFNVAIGYAKDAIDRMTDFMMAMIPLLFALLASMGNIVTVSVTHPLIVFMIHTVSTLIHTVVFPLFFFSAVLHLVSAMSDKYKLTQLANLLRNVGAGLLGVLLTVFLGVISVRGITSSVTDGVTLRAAKYITGNFVPVIGKMFADATDTVISASLLVKNAIGLSGVIIILFLCAFPAIKILVLALIYNVAAAVMQPLGETPIVVCLQTIGKSMIYVFAALAAVSLMFFLAVTIMLTAGNVTVMMR from the coding sequence ATGCGGACGCGCGGTGTTTTTCGGCCACCAAAATTAAAAATCATTCTGCTGCTCCTGCCCGCCCTGCTGCTGCTGTGGTGTTCAGGAACCGCCTTCGCCGCCGGGGCAGTGCCCTCTCCATCGCCGCCGCCGCAGTCCGCTCCCCAGGGAGGTTCATCTTCCGCAGTAGACCATTGGGTGAAGGGGCAGGTGCAGAACCTGCCTACAGGCGAAGTGGAATCGTACTGGAATAAGCTGATGAAGGACTATGGCGGATTTTTTCCCGAAGGCAAAACCCCGTCGCTGATGGATATGCTGCTGCCGGGCGAGGATGGCCTCAGCTTCAAAAGTGTGTTGAAGGGACTCACTTCTTTTATGTGGCATGAGGTGATGTTCAACGGCAAGCTGCTGGTAACGATTGTGATGATCAGTGTGCTCAGCATGATTCTGGAGACGCTGCAGACCGCTTTTGAACGGAAATCCGTCAGTAAAATCGCCTATATGCTCTGCTACATGGTCGTACTGGTCATTGCCGTCAACAGTTTCAATGTAGCCATTGGTTATGCCAAGGATGCCATCGACCGCATGACCGACTTCATGATGGCGATGATTCCGCTGCTGTTCGCCTTGCTGGCTTCCATGGGGAACATTGTGACGGTCTCCGTCACCCATCCGCTGATTGTGTTCATGATCCATACGGTGAGCACGCTCATTCATACGGTGGTTTTCCCGCTGTTCTTCTTCTCGGCGGTGCTGCACCTGGTGAGCGCCATGTCGGATAAATACAAGCTGACCCAACTGGCCAATCTGCTGCGGAATGTGGGTGCCGGACTGCTGGGCGTGCTGCTGACTGTGTTCCTTGGCGTGATCTCTGTCAGGGGAATAACCAGCTCAGTAACGGACGGAGTGACTCTCCGCGCTGCCAAATACATTACAGGAAACTTCGTGCCGGTGATCGGGAAAATGTTCGCGGATGCCACGGATACGGTGATTTCGGCATCGCTTCTGGTGAAGAACGCCATCGGGCTTTCGGGTGTCATTATCATCTTGTTCCTCTGCGCGTTTCCGGCGATAAAAATACTCGTGCTTGCCCTGATCTACAACGTGGCTGCCGCCGTCATGCAGCCCCTGGGCGAGACACCGATTGTAGTCTGTCTGCAGACGATCGGCAAAAGCATGATCTACGTGTTCGCGGCCCTGGCCGCCGTATCGCTGATGTTCTTCCTGGCCGTCACAATCATGCTGACCGCCGGTAACGTTACCGTCATGATGAGGTAA
- the spoIIIAD gene encoding stage III sporulation protein AD yields MEIIQVVGIGLLSTVLILVLKEQKPMFAFLLTTAAGILIFLFLIGKIGTILGTLERVAESSGMEMIYIKTVFKIIGISYIAEFGAQIVRDAGQESIASKIELAGKVLIMVLAVPIISIIIETVMKLLPT; encoded by the coding sequence ATGGAAATCATTCAAGTGGTGGGAATTGGGCTCTTGTCGACGGTCCTCATACTCGTACTGAAGGAACAAAAGCCGATGTTCGCCTTCCTGCTGACCACGGCCGCAGGCATTCTGATCTTCCTGTTCCTGATCGGCAAGATCGGAACGATTCTGGGGACGCTGGAGCGGGTGGCCGAGTCCTCGGGCATGGAAATGATCTATATCAAAACGGTGTTCAAAATTATCGGAATTTCCTATATCGCAGAGTTCGGGGCGCAGATCGTGCGCGATGCCGGACAGGAATCGATTGCTTCCAAAATCGAGCTGGCCGGCAAGGTGCTGATCATGGTGCTGGCCGTGCCGATTATCAGCATTATTATCGAGACGGTGATGAAGCTGCTGCCAACCTGA
- the spoIIIAC gene encoding stage III sporulation protein AC, which produces MNIEVNAIFQIAGIGIIIAMIHTVLKQMGKEDIAHWVTIVGFIIVLFMVIRMLDGLLQEIKTIFLFQ; this is translated from the coding sequence ATGAATATTGAAGTCAACGCGATCTTCCAGATTGCCGGCATCGGCATTATTATCGCCATGATCCACACGGTGCTTAAACAGATGGGCAAGGAAGACATCGCCCACTGGGTAACGATTGTCGGCTTTATCATCGTGCTGTTTATGGTCATCCGCATGCTGGACGGCCTGCTCCAGGAAATCAAAACGATTTTTCTTTTTCAATAG
- the spoIIIAB gene encoding stage III sporulation protein SpoIIIAB: protein MLKLFGAVLIVLAGTLAGFKRAAQYADRPRHIRGLIAALQRLETEIQYGYTPLPEALRRIGMQSKDPLKAFFTTAADEMSPPLDRSAEAAISKAMEEHWKTASLKGTEKEILRQLSCTLGTSDRSNQSTHIALALQQLKQEETAAREDQGKYEKMNKSLGLLLGALIVILIF, encoded by the coding sequence ATGCTTAAGCTCTTCGGAGCGGTGCTGATCGTCCTGGCAGGCACGCTGGCCGGGTTCAAGCGGGCCGCCCAGTATGCTGACAGGCCCAGGCACATCAGAGGCCTGATCGCCGCCCTGCAGCGGCTGGAGACGGAGATCCAGTACGGCTACACCCCGCTGCCGGAAGCGCTGCGCCGGATCGGGATGCAGTCGAAGGATCCGCTGAAGGCTTTTTTCACCACAGCGGCCGATGAGATGAGCCCGCCGCTGGACCGCAGCGCCGAAGCTGCCATTTCGAAGGCCATGGAAGAGCACTGGAAGACGGCTTCCCTGAAAGGGACGGAGAAGGAAATACTCCGGCAGCTCAGCTGCACGCTGGGTACCAGCGACCGTTCGAATCAGAGCACTCACATCGCGCTGGCTTTGCAGCAGTTGAAGCAGGAGGAGACAGCGGCCAGAGAAGATCAGGGCAAATATGAAAAAATGAACAAAAGCCTGGGTCTGCTGCTTGGAGCATTGATCGTCATATTGATCTTTTAG
- the spoIIIAA gene encoding stage III sporulation protein AA — protein sequence MANDWMLLFPERIRALLGGLPAPLLDKVEEIRIREGRPLEINYSGGKYHFLGVGGSLTLSPEEAYKPEREDTHRLLDLISNHSLYTMEEELRKGFITIPGGHRIGLAGRTVLSGGGVEHLRDITGFNVRIARELPGIADGVLPYLLDKGRQRIMHTLVLSPPQHGKTTLLRDLARQISAGTRGGREGSRPGLKVGIVDERSEIAGSRRGIPAFDVGPRTDILDGCPKAEGLMMMIRSLSPDVLIADEIGRPEDAEAVTEALHAGITVVASAHGKEVSELARRPGLGGLLEHRMFERYVILHRTEAGLSFRILDGQRRSLLLVAPEGRQGGERHA from the coding sequence ATGGCTAATGACTGGATGCTGTTGTTTCCTGAACGAATAAGAGCACTGCTGGGAGGCTTGCCCGCTCCCCTGCTCGACAAGGTGGAAGAGATCCGTATCCGCGAAGGCCGCCCGCTGGAGATTAATTATTCCGGAGGCAAATACCATTTTCTCGGTGTTGGCGGCAGCCTGACGCTGAGTCCAGAAGAAGCGTACAAGCCTGAACGGGAGGATACGCACCGGCTGCTGGACCTGATCAGCAATCATTCGCTCTATACGATGGAAGAAGAGCTTCGCAAGGGGTTCATTACGATCCCCGGCGGGCACAGGATTGGCCTTGCGGGCCGGACCGTGCTGAGCGGCGGGGGCGTGGAGCATCTGCGCGACATCACCGGCTTCAATGTGCGGATCGCCCGTGAGCTGCCGGGCATCGCCGACGGTGTGCTGCCGTACCTGCTCGACAAGGGGCGGCAGCGGATTATGCATACGCTGGTGCTCTCGCCTCCGCAGCACGGTAAAACCACCCTGCTGCGCGATCTTGCCCGGCAGATCTCGGCGGGCACAAGAGGCGGGCGCGAGGGCAGCCGTCCGGGCCTGAAGGTCGGCATTGTCGATGAGCGCTCCGAAATCGCCGGCAGCCGCCGGGGGATTCCTGCTTTTGATGTCGGCCCGCGGACAGACATCCTCGACGGATGTCCCAAAGCGGAGGGCCTCATGATGATGATCCGCTCGCTCTCGCCCGATGTGCTGATCGCCGATGAGATCGGCCGGCCGGAGGATGCTGAAGCGGTGACCGAAGCGCTGCACGCCGGCATTACGGTTGTAGCTTCGGCGCACGGCAAGGAGGTGTCCGAGCTGGCCCGGCGGCCCGGACTCGGCGGACTGCTGGAGCACCGGATGTTTGAGCGCTATGTGATCCTCCACCGGACGGAGGCGGGGCTGTCCTTCCGCATATTGGACGGGCAGAGGCGCAGCCTGCTGCTGGTCGCTCCTGAAGGCCGGCAGGGCGGTGAACGCCATGCTTAA
- a CDS encoding YqhV family protein, translated as MDKYVSWMAALRLLSGSVEIAAALIMLKLNQVDKALAVNSGLALVGPTILILTTAVGLTGMAQDLSWGKLGWIGCGVAFLLIGILKK; from the coding sequence TTGGACAAGTATGTGAGCTGGATGGCGGCGCTGCGGCTGCTGTCGGGGAGTGTGGAAATAGCGGCGGCGCTGATTATGCTGAAGCTGAACCAGGTGGATAAGGCGCTGGCAGTCAATTCCGGATTGGCTCTTGTCGGGCCGACGATTCTGATTCTGACCACAGCGGTGGGGCTGACGGGGATGGCACAGGATCTGTCGTGGGGCAAGCTGGGCTGGATTGGCTGCGGGGTGGCTTTTCTCTTAATCGGGATTCTAAAAAAATGA
- a CDS encoding YitT family protein: protein MQVRNVVMPLVSGPVAKQVKEVAIIIFSAFLVASGLRLFLIPHQLLSGGVAGAASVIGYLTNPKYISLYYFAINLPILIWGFVAVGKKYIFYSLLSVVATTWFLTVIPLIKLTKDPILASIFGGVIIAGGVGFSLRAGGSSGGFDILGSIITRKRDIPMGTVLFVLDGLVILSLGFFKSWDSALYAMLCIFVKSRVVDMIHIRHIKLTCFIITKEREKMLNRLTCLPHGITVVNAEGGYSHEGNTMLMTVTTRYELAELRKTILETDPKSFVNVLETVEIVGRFRRLG, encoded by the coding sequence ATGCAAGTTCGTAATGTTGTAATGCCGCTCGTTTCAGGGCCGGTTGCCAAGCAAGTGAAAGAAGTCGCCATCATTATTTTCTCGGCCTTTCTGGTCGCGAGCGGGCTGCGCCTGTTCCTCATTCCGCACCAGCTGCTCAGCGGCGGGGTTGCGGGAGCGGCATCCGTCATCGGCTACCTGACCAATCCGAAGTACATTTCGCTGTATTATTTTGCTATTAATCTGCCTATCCTGATCTGGGGTTTTGTGGCCGTGGGCAAAAAATACATCTTCTATAGCCTGTTGTCGGTCGTAGCCACCACCTGGTTCCTGACCGTTATTCCGCTGATCAAGCTGACCAAGGACCCGATTCTGGCCAGTATTTTCGGGGGAGTCATCATCGCCGGCGGGGTGGGCTTCTCTCTTCGGGCCGGAGGCTCCTCCGGGGGATTTGATATCCTGGGCTCCATCATTACGCGCAAGCGCGACATTCCGATGGGCACCGTTCTGTTTGTGCTGGATGGGCTGGTCATTCTGAGCCTGGGCTTCTTCAAAAGCTGGGACTCCGCCCTCTACGCGATGCTCTGTATCTTCGTCAAAAGCCGTGTGGTCGATATGATCCATATCCGCCACATCAAGCTGACCTGCTTCATTATCACCAAGGAGCGGGAAAAGATGCTGAACCGCCTCACCTGCCTGCCCCACGGCATCACTGTGGTTAATGCGGAAGGCGGGTACAGCCACGAAGGGAACACCATGCTCATGACCGTAACCACCCGTTACGAGCTGGCCGAGCTGCGCAAAACGATCCTCGAAACCGACCCCAAGTCGTTCGTCAACGTGCTGGAGACAGTAGAAATTGTCGGCCGGTTCAGACGGCTGGGGTAG